Proteins from one Chitinispirillales bacterium ANBcel5 genomic window:
- a CDS encoding GDP-mannose 4,6-dehydratase, translated as MSKQVLITGGAGFIGSHLADELLRSGYRVRVLDNLCSQVHGPDAKVPSYLSKDVQFIYGDVRDKDCLKYALEGVDAVYHFAAAVGVGQSMYQIQRYTEINNIGTATLLECLVGRNIEKLVVASSMSVYGEGLYESTNGGCSENVERCSEQLKNAQWDPVDNTGCILKALPTPETKKPSLTSLYALSKYDQERMCLMLGRAYSIPVVALRFFNVYGSRQALSNPYTGVMAIFASRLLNSKSPVIFEDGNQSRDFVSVKDVASACSLVLKSDIKDKVLNIGTGKRITINEVAQMLMDVLGKNDVEPHISAKFRAGDIRHCFSDISLAKNVLGYRPKVDIKQGIIEMSEWLEGQIAIDNIEKANAELVERGLWS; from the coding sequence ATGAGTAAACAAGTGCTAATTACCGGAGGAGCTGGTTTCATTGGTTCCCATCTCGCTGATGAGTTATTGAGATCTGGCTATAGGGTCAGGGTACTTGATAATCTCTGTTCCCAGGTGCATGGTCCCGATGCAAAAGTACCTTCATACCTAAGCAAAGACGTCCAGTTTATTTATGGTGATGTAAGAGACAAAGACTGTTTGAAATATGCTCTTGAGGGCGTGGATGCTGTGTACCACTTTGCTGCTGCCGTGGGGGTGGGGCAGAGCATGTATCAGATTCAAAGATACACCGAAATAAACAATATCGGAACAGCTACTCTCCTTGAATGCTTGGTAGGAAGAAACATAGAAAAGCTGGTTGTTGCATCAAGTATGAGCGTATATGGTGAAGGTCTTTATGAAAGCACTAATGGAGGGTGTAGTGAAAACGTTGAGCGCTGCTCAGAGCAGTTAAAGAATGCGCAGTGGGATCCCGTTGACAATACGGGTTGCATACTCAAAGCGCTTCCAACCCCCGAAACTAAAAAGCCCTCTCTTACATCATTGTATGCATTATCTAAGTACGATCAGGAACGGATGTGTTTAATGCTGGGGAGAGCCTATAGTATACCGGTAGTAGCTTTGCGTTTTTTTAATGTTTATGGAAGTCGCCAGGCACTCAGTAACCCTTACACCGGGGTAATGGCAATTTTTGCATCAAGGTTGTTAAATAGCAAATCACCTGTAATTTTTGAAGATGGAAATCAAAGCAGAGATTTTGTTAGTGTTAAAGATGTAGCTTCTGCATGCTCTCTTGTCTTGAAATCTGATATAAAGGACAAGGTATTAAATATTGGGACCGGAAAGAGAATTACAATCAATGAAGTAGCTCAAATGCTTATGGATGTATTAGGAAAAAATGATGTGGAGCCTCATATAAGTGCAAAGTTTAGAGCTGGAGATATAAGACATTGTTTCTCAGATATATCTCTTGCAAAAAATGTTTTAGGCTATAGACCAAAAGTAGACATTAAGCAGGGTATTATCGAAATGTCTGAATGGCTTGAGGGTCAGATTGCAATAGACAATATTGAAAAAGCTAATGCCGAACTGGTGGAACGGGGGCTCTGGTCATGA
- a CDS encoding hemerythrin domain-containing protein yields MQSSGLLSDEHSRLRVILSQMEEHAISTVRIREKLFERFYNLLSSHMKFEEVVLRGLLDQNVDCSDEIHQLIEEHYLFRLMLFEMKAVPKNHKRWGAKVRIVKDFIDRHIDYEEIDFYEALREALSEEQFKIVWKNFSQSRDEMGFNLTT; encoded by the coding sequence ATGCAGTCATCCGGACTGCTCAGTGATGAGCATAGCCGTTTACGTGTTATTCTCTCTCAAATGGAAGAGCATGCAATCAGCACTGTTAGGATCAGAGAAAAGCTCTTTGAGCGATTCTATAACCTGTTGAGCAGTCATATGAAATTTGAAGAAGTGGTTCTACGTGGCCTTTTGGATCAGAATGTGGACTGTTCAGATGAAATTCATCAGTTGATTGAAGAGCATTACCTTTTTAGACTAATGCTTTTTGAAATGAAAGCTGTTCCAAAGAATCATAAGCGCTGGGGTGCAAAGGTTAGAATTGTAAAAGATTTCATAGACAGGCATATCGATTACGAAGAAATTGATTTTTATGAAGCACTTAGAGAAGCTCTTTCTGAGGAGCAATTCAAAATAGTTTGGAAGAATTTTTCTCAAAGTAGAGATGAAATGGGATTTAATCTCACAACTTAA
- a CDS encoding DUF892 family protein — MRLNSLEDLLQNQILKLYNSELQISQILPVLTEASYSSDLRQTFLAHLRRTEEQMKRLEKVLKILNVEHDGEWCIAAEGLLNECKELFRVEADPAVKDTALIYAAQRLTQYEVSCYCAAHTSAREIGYDEVAEILEEILEEECGIDKQLNSLAKGGFFSIDSKTE, encoded by the coding sequence ATGAGGCTCAACAGTCTTGAGGACCTTCTTCAAAACCAGATATTAAAGTTATACAACTCCGAACTCCAAATATCCCAAATTCTTCCGGTTCTTACAGAAGCTTCCTATTCCTCTGATCTACGACAGACCTTTCTTGCCCATCTTCGCAGAACAGAGGAACAGATGAAAAGACTGGAAAAGGTGTTAAAAATATTGAATGTTGAACACGACGGTGAGTGGTGTATTGCTGCAGAGGGGCTCCTCAATGAATGCAAGGAACTGTTCAGAGTTGAAGCTGATCCTGCAGTCAAAGACACAGCCCTTATTTATGCTGCTCAGCGATTAACGCAGTACGAAGTGTCTTGTTATTGTGCCGCCCATACTTCCGCTCGCGAAATTGGTTATGATGAAGTGGCAGAAATACTTGAAGAGATTCTGGAAGAAGAGTGTGGGATAGACAAACAGCTTAATAGTCTTGCCAAAGGCGGTTTTTTTTCTATAGACTCAAAAACCGAGTAA
- a CDS encoding sulfurtransferase, which produces MSVELITPQWLMNNQGKEDLIIIDSQPDIYDYLYEHIPGSIYISDKLWRSWEDNIPTRYQPEALIEEMLRRSGIHSTSTVVVYSSQGAFSNSGDGLEGAMCCYSLFRYGVKKVYFLNGGLREWIKANGNLTREYPMVKKGDFKTAIQNDLFLSYNQFLELKDQNTSFIVDVRPPASYEESGVWEKQGHIPKAVNIPWKTFMDHNNSYLFQSAEHIRKMVTERGATEAKTIICYCGTGREATNAFIAFKWILNYPRVYLYEGSFTEWCSYKQNPTVIGKSPI; this is translated from the coding sequence ATGTCGGTTGAACTTATAACTCCTCAGTGGCTAATGAATAACCAAGGTAAAGAGGACCTAATCATTATCGATTCACAGCCCGACATCTATGATTACCTCTATGAGCATATTCCTGGCTCTATATACATCAGTGATAAATTATGGCGAAGCTGGGAAGATAATATACCAACTCGTTATCAACCAGAAGCGCTAATTGAGGAGATGCTTAGAAGATCTGGCATCCACTCTACCAGTACCGTTGTGGTGTATTCTTCTCAAGGTGCCTTCTCTAACTCCGGAGATGGTCTTGAAGGAGCAATGTGTTGCTATTCGCTCTTCCGGTATGGTGTAAAGAAAGTTTATTTTCTTAATGGCGGGTTAAGAGAATGGATAAAAGCTAACGGCAACTTAACCAGAGAATATCCTATGGTAAAAAAGGGGGATTTCAAAACTGCTATACAAAATGACCTGTTCCTAAGTTATAACCAGTTTCTTGAGCTAAAAGACCAAAACACATCTTTTATTGTTGATGTGCGCCCCCCCGCGTCATACGAAGAATCAGGCGTATGGGAAAAGCAGGGCCATATTCCCAAGGCAGTAAATATACCCTGGAAGACCTTTATGGATCATAATAATTCCTATCTTTTCCAAAGTGCAGAACACATTAGAAAAATGGTAACAGAACGGGGAGCAACAGAAGCTAAAACAATTATTTGTTATTGCGGAACAGGTCGTGAAGCGACAAACGCCTTTATTGCCTTCAAATGGATTCTAAACTATCCCAGAGTGTACCTCTATGAAGGGTCATTTACGGAGTGGTGTTCATATAAACAAAATCCAACAGTTATAGGTAAATCCCCCATCTAA
- a CDS encoding DUF1328 domain-containing protein, giving the protein MLGWLILFLIIAIIAGILGFTGIATAAAGIAQIIFYLFIILLIVSLVIYASKTGKKA; this is encoded by the coding sequence ATGCTTGGCTGGTTAATACTTTTTCTTATCATTGCCATCATAGCAGGCATTTTGGGTTTCACCGGCATTGCTACAGCAGCAGCAGGAATCGCACAAATAATATTTTATCTCTTTATCATACTTCTTATAGTCTCTTTAGTAATATATGCCTCAAAAACGGGTAAAAAGGCTTAA
- the hisS gene encoding histidine--tRNA ligase, translated as MAVPTGPRGTRDFYPEDMAFQQFIFDSWRKSSEKYGFEQCEGPMFEHLEVYSKKSGNEIEKQLYSFEDKGGRSLSLRPELTPTVARMVASRGTNLKRPVRWYSIPRLFRYEKMQRGRLREFFQLNMDLLGIEDVSADAELIAASISMMRDFGFSSQDFKARISSRTLLEELFESIGIPKTRHGALYALLDKKHKIPSDIYDVELEKTVGDCCIRDKVKNIFSLVSLDEVEEKFGLLPSVKNLKHLFSLLNSYGMKDYTVFDIGIVRGLAYYTGVVFELFDVDKSMRAIAGGGRYDTLIKLYGGPPTPAVGFAAGDVVLGDFLKEKGIQPPLPPRSDIFLVSINISYDEIIKTAQILRQNSISCEFSLRENIAVGKQLKAANAARAKYVLFVGGEEYNEGKLRLKDMETGSEELFVSSDLISIILKKL; from the coding sequence ATGGCAGTGCCTACAGGTCCAAGAGGAACTCGGGATTTTTATCCTGAAGATATGGCTTTTCAACAGTTTATCTTCGATTCATGGAGAAAAAGTAGCGAAAAATATGGTTTTGAGCAGTGCGAAGGTCCAATGTTTGAACATCTTGAGGTATATAGCAAAAAATCAGGAAACGAGATAGAAAAACAATTGTATTCTTTTGAGGACAAAGGTGGTCGCTCTCTTTCCCTTCGTCCAGAACTTACTCCCACCGTCGCTCGTATGGTTGCTTCCAGAGGTACAAATCTTAAACGTCCTGTACGATGGTACTCAATTCCCCGCCTATTCAGATACGAGAAGATGCAGAGAGGACGGTTACGGGAATTTTTTCAGCTCAATATGGATTTGCTTGGAATCGAAGACGTAAGTGCTGATGCGGAGCTCATAGCTGCTTCTATTTCTATGATGCGTGATTTTGGGTTCTCCTCACAGGACTTTAAGGCTCGCATATCCAGCCGTACCTTGCTGGAAGAGCTGTTTGAGAGCATTGGCATACCAAAAACCCGACATGGTGCGCTTTATGCTCTGTTGGATAAAAAACACAAAATACCATCTGATATCTACGATGTTGAATTGGAAAAAACGGTAGGAGATTGCTGCATCCGCGATAAAGTTAAAAATATTTTCTCTTTGGTTTCTTTGGATGAAGTCGAAGAAAAATTTGGTCTTTTACCTTCCGTAAAAAATTTAAAACATCTCTTTTCCCTGTTAAACTCATATGGGATGAAAGACTATACGGTTTTTGATATTGGGATTGTAAGAGGTCTGGCTTATTATACAGGTGTTGTCTTTGAATTGTTTGATGTAGATAAGAGCATGCGTGCTATAGCCGGGGGTGGACGTTATGATACCCTGATAAAACTATATGGCGGCCCACCAACTCCTGCGGTAGGATTTGCGGCCGGAGATGTAGTATTAGGTGACTTTTTGAAGGAAAAAGGAATCCAGCCTCCACTCCCACCAAGAAGTGATATATTCCTTGTATCTATTAATATTTCTTATGATGAAATAATTAAAACAGCACAAATACTAAGACAAAATTCAATAAGCTGCGAGTTCTCATTACGAGAGAATATCGCTGTGGGTAAACAACTAAAAGCAGCAAATGCCGCAAGAGCAAAATATGTGCTTTTCGTTGGAGGTGAGGAATACAACGAAGGCAAATTGAGACTAAAAGATATGGAAACAGGTTCCGAGGAGCTCTTTGTTAGTAGTGATTTAATTTCAATAATCCTTAAAAAACTCTAA
- the fliS gene encoding flagellar export chaperone FliS, whose translation MKQGYSAYKNTSVDTADQGKLIIIAYDVAIKHSKLALEKFDDYRLLEERTNHMFKVQDAITELVSSLNLEVGEVAINLYKLYDYMLRTLVDASVKSKKEKLVEVLGYLETLRSAWAEASLKVKTQAASRKESSGLTVRG comes from the coding sequence GTGAAACAGGGATACAGTGCTTATAAAAATACGAGTGTAGATACAGCTGATCAGGGTAAACTAATAATAATAGCTTATGATGTTGCTATTAAGCATTCGAAACTTGCACTTGAGAAATTTGATGATTATAGATTACTTGAAGAGAGAACAAACCATATGTTTAAAGTACAGGATGCTATAACTGAACTGGTAAGCTCTCTTAATTTAGAAGTCGGAGAGGTTGCGATTAATCTCTATAAGTTATACGATTATATGCTCCGAACCCTTGTAGATGCAAGTGTAAAGAGTAAAAAAGAAAAATTGGTTGAAGTACTGGGGTATCTTGAAACTCTCAGGTCGGCATGGGCAGAAGCATCTTTAAAAGTTAAAACCCAGGCTGCAAGCAGGAAAGAATCTTCAGGGCTAACCGTAAGGGGTTAA
- the fliD gene encoding flagellar filament capping protein FliD: MGISINGPSGIDTGYIIESLVNIEYDKVRAVEVNKSAYQVRIDAYSSLQGLLSDIQSKASELSKITSFDVFNTHSTNESVATISGGTGSVDGSYDVRVFQTAEYEKMASVAGRVTSQNTSLSELGIGVGEISVDGASITINETDTIQDLRMKINNATNEDGRPLDVNASVMRVSDDDYRLILSSRNTGSEGIEYRDISGTTLQDLGIIVNAEGDKGNINQVLRSSLDIESQFESLVVGESITYSGTDHNGNTVSGTFIKNDSSTIEDLLKHIQHTYNDMVDVSVSENGELLISDKVTGSSALTMSSLSLGSTDIDIGIDAVGVSGAGVLNVGKDAHFSVEGIAMKSSTNSSSGFLTGVTLDIHGTSTERVTVSLDRDHDTIQEKFTDLINSYNDLLRFVKRETTMGDPTDEGNTRRGALAGDMTANNILNQVNSAFRQQFDLFDTSLQNFTMVGLKTDPKSGELSLDQDMFTRALEENLDDVMRLFVTTGISDNEQVFMGTSSNDTRSGQYIIEEIDDEHLRIRLDGTDEWFTSRRRVGDVVSFNEGPAKGLTITAPMGSIGDGQSTFTLSKGLSSTLDDTVSRITNSDEGLISLRQDSWRRSIKNADNRIDQLKDRIERYRARLVRQFTDMEQAMSQLQSQSMNMMQTLGNMA, encoded by the coding sequence ATGGGCATCTCGATTAACGGACCATCAGGAATTGATACTGGCTATATTATTGAATCGCTGGTAAATATTGAGTATGACAAGGTTCGCGCAGTAGAAGTGAATAAAAGTGCCTATCAGGTTAGAATTGATGCTTATTCCAGTCTTCAGGGACTACTTTCAGATATTCAGTCCAAAGCCAGTGAACTATCTAAGATAACTTCATTTGATGTATTTAATACCCATTCAACCAACGAAAGTGTGGCTACGATTTCAGGGGGAACGGGTAGTGTTGATGGAAGCTATGATGTTAGGGTATTTCAGACTGCTGAATATGAGAAAATGGCCAGTGTTGCAGGAAGGGTTACAAGCCAAAATACATCACTTTCGGAGCTTGGAATTGGGGTTGGTGAAATAAGCGTCGACGGGGCTTCTATAACTATAAATGAAACCGACACTATTCAAGATCTTAGGATGAAGATCAATAATGCGACTAATGAAGATGGTCGACCCTTGGATGTGAATGCATCGGTTATGAGAGTTAGTGATGATGATTATCGTCTCATACTTTCATCTCGAAATACTGGTTCTGAGGGTATAGAATATAGAGACATTTCTGGCACTACGCTGCAGGATTTAGGAATTATTGTAAATGCTGAGGGAGATAAAGGAAATATAAATCAGGTTCTTCGCTCATCTTTAGATATTGAATCACAATTTGAATCTCTGGTAGTTGGTGAGTCGATTACCTATTCGGGTACCGACCACAATGGCAATACAGTTTCGGGTACTTTTATTAAAAATGATTCCTCTACTATTGAAGATTTATTAAAGCACATACAACATACCTATAACGATATGGTTGATGTAAGTGTGAGTGAGAATGGTGAACTTTTGATAAGTGATAAGGTTACAGGTAGTTCAGCTCTTACTATGTCTTCTCTTTCTCTCGGTTCAACAGATATTGATATCGGTATAGATGCTGTAGGGGTATCAGGAGCTGGTGTTTTGAATGTGGGTAAGGATGCTCACTTTAGTGTTGAGGGAATTGCAATGAAATCCAGCACTAATTCCAGTAGCGGATTTCTCACCGGCGTAACCCTTGACATTCATGGTACAAGTACTGAAAGGGTTACTGTTTCATTGGACAGGGATCATGATACAATACAGGAAAAATTTACAGATCTAATCAATTCATATAATGATTTATTGAGATTTGTAAAAAGAGAGACTACAATGGGAGATCCAACCGATGAAGGTAATACCCGTCGAGGTGCTTTGGCTGGAGATATGACTGCAAATAATATACTCAACCAAGTCAATTCAGCTTTTCGTCAACAATTTGATCTCTTTGATACATCGTTACAAAATTTTACTATGGTAGGACTTAAAACTGATCCTAAATCAGGTGAACTATCGCTTGATCAGGATATGTTTACAAGGGCTTTAGAAGAGAATTTGGATGATGTAATGCGCTTATTTGTAACTACTGGTATTAGTGACAATGAACAGGTGTTTATGGGCACAAGTAGTAATGATACCAGGAGCGGACAATATATTATCGAAGAGATTGATGATGAGCACCTTAGAATACGGTTGGATGGAACGGATGAATGGTTTACATCAAGAAGAAGAGTTGGAGATGTAGTTTCATTTAATGAAGGTCCTGCCAAAGGACTGACAATTACGGCTCCCATGGGGAGTATTGGTGATGGGCAATCTACATTTACTTTATCCAAAGGACTTTCAAGTACTCTGGATGATACGGTCAGCCGTATAACAAATTCTGATGAGGGATTGATAAGCTTAAGACAAGATTCATGGCGAAGAAGTATAAAAAATGCCGATAATAGAATAGATCAACTTAAAGACAGAATTGAACGTTATAGAGCCAGACTGGTAAGGCAGTTTACGGATATGGAGCAGGCAATGAGCCAGCTTCAATCTCAGAGTATGAACATGATGCAAACATTGGGAAATATGGCTTAA
- a CDS encoding MlaD family protein: MSDRKLGYIILSFLLLFIIISIGYFFGSSTSGYSLKVFFEKSGGLNLHDPVYISGVQRGSVQNITPTKYGIVTEIYLEDSIKLFGDVVIELLPEGLMGQRMINISPGTPNSKHLSTDTLLTGSFKMGPPEALAYVDTLHKIVKSLSDLSTILLLGSETRNSLIDDFSKACLTFDTIMMNLTSFTQKTNSDINLAMGSFSGALNQAMFLTQKASSVTPETLLSLSNLLNKTETLVNHIDELLHLASSAIEPLQDPDPIIGADELERMKKQLLSIREQAEMIRAYGLPLRIRFW; this comes from the coding sequence ATGAGCGATCGCAAACTTGGCTATATTATCCTTTCCTTTCTCCTGCTTTTTATCATAATCAGCATTGGGTATTTCTTCGGTTCAAGCACCTCAGGATACTCACTCAAAGTTTTTTTTGAAAAAAGTGGTGGTCTGAATCTCCATGACCCTGTATATATTAGCGGAGTTCAACGTGGTTCAGTGCAAAATATAACACCCACCAAATATGGTATTGTCACCGAAATTTATCTTGAAGACTCAATTAAACTGTTTGGGGACGTTGTAATAGAACTTTTACCTGAAGGATTAATGGGTCAAAGGATGATAAATATCTCTCCGGGTACCCCTAATTCAAAACATCTCTCAACAGACACTCTCCTCACAGGTTCGTTCAAAATGGGTCCACCGGAAGCTCTTGCCTATGTAGACACACTACATAAGATCGTAAAAAGCTTGTCCGATCTTAGCACTATTTTGCTCCTGGGCTCAGAAACCAGAAACTCCCTGATTGATGATTTTTCTAAAGCATGTCTAACCTTTGATACAATAATGATGAATTTAACAAGTTTTACTCAAAAAACAAATTCTGATATCAATTTAGCTATGGGGTCTTTTTCCGGAGCTTTAAATCAAGCAATGTTTCTTACTCAAAAGGCTTCATCTGTTACCCCTGAAACCTTGTTATCCCTATCTAACTTACTAAATAAAACCGAAACGCTTGTCAACCATATTGATGAACTATTGCACCTTGCTTCATCAGCAATCGAGCCTTTACAGGATCCTGATCCAATTATTGGGGCAGATGAGCTGGAAAGGATGAAAAAACAACTTCTATCAATCCGTGAGCAAGCTGAGATGATTAGAGCTTATGGACTACCACTGCGCATCAGATTTTGGTGA
- the dnaA gene encoding chromosomal replication initiator protein DnaA, whose protein sequence is MLADNLSQDLPVTSLWQNCLSKIQHKVGPASYETWFRTTDLKVGPNGDVSLLVPNQFFADFIEEHFSTLISEVLKENSVEVTSLSFVPTEKDWKIVQPLTEELTETQERKIPHVVQKNDQFHPNYRFESYVVGDSNRMAHAAALAVAEAPGKTTFNPLIIYGGTGLGKTHLLQAIGHFAQTEGTADNVVYLTSEEFTNQYINYVVNKKDSTSFYKKFSDVDLLLIDDIQFFSGKPGTQKEFFRIFNKLLLNNKQIVLSSDRQPDKIPDMMDHIINRFMGGLNTDIQPPNLETRIAILRKKAETDGLILPEEVLQYIAGHITSNVRELEGTLIKLIASSSFTGRDITLDVAKQLCGDAISSKEERLSIKFIQQKTAEEFSISANQFAAHTRKKEVALPRSVAMYLCKKWTRQSLRSIGLEFGGRDYSTVIHSFKKIEAELEKNNDLKARVNAIEQILEGHG, encoded by the coding sequence ATGTTGGCAGACAATCTATCTCAGGATTTACCAGTTACATCTCTTTGGCAAAACTGCCTCTCAAAAATACAACATAAAGTTGGACCTGCAAGTTATGAAACATGGTTTAGAACTACAGATCTCAAAGTTGGACCTAATGGAGATGTTTCCCTTCTGGTTCCAAATCAGTTTTTTGCGGATTTTATTGAGGAACATTTCTCCACTCTGATTTCAGAGGTATTAAAAGAGAACTCTGTAGAGGTTACCAGTCTTTCTTTTGTACCAACTGAAAAAGACTGGAAAATTGTACAGCCACTCACTGAAGAGCTAACTGAAACACAAGAGAGAAAAATTCCACATGTTGTTCAGAAAAATGATCAATTTCACCCAAATTATCGCTTTGAGAGCTATGTAGTTGGTGACAGCAACAGAATGGCTCATGCTGCGGCCCTTGCGGTAGCCGAAGCACCAGGTAAAACCACCTTCAACCCTCTTATTATCTATGGTGGCACCGGATTAGGAAAAACCCATCTGCTTCAGGCGATTGGTCATTTTGCACAAACTGAGGGAACAGCGGATAATGTTGTTTATCTTACCAGTGAAGAATTTACCAATCAGTACATTAATTATGTAGTGAACAAAAAAGATTCAACTTCATTTTATAAAAAGTTTTCTGATGTTGATCTGCTTTTAATAGACGACATTCAGTTCTTTAGTGGAAAACCGGGAACACAGAAGGAATTTTTTAGGATTTTTAACAAGCTTCTGCTCAATAACAAACAGATTGTTCTTTCTTCAGACAGACAGCCAGACAAGATTCCCGATATGATGGATCACATCATAAACCGATTCATGGGTGGACTTAATACCGACATTCAACCCCCTAATCTTGAAACCAGAATCGCAATACTTCGCAAAAAGGCAGAAACTGATGGTTTAATTCTTCCCGAAGAGGTACTTCAGTATATTGCCGGTCATATTACTTCAAACGTCAGAGAACTTGAAGGCACTTTGATAAAACTCATTGCGTCCTCCTCTTTTACTGGTAGAGATATCACGTTAGATGTAGCAAAGCAGTTATGCGGAGATGCCATCTCAAGCAAAGAAGAACGGCTTTCAATAAAATTCATTCAGCAAAAAACTGCTGAGGAGTTCTCAATCAGCGCAAATCAGTTTGCCGCTCATACACGCAAAAAAGAAGTTGCTCTTCCCCGCTCTGTAGCTATGTATCTTTGCAAAAAATGGACACGACAATCACTTAGAAGTATAGGGCTTGAATTTGGTGGACGCGATTACTCCACTGTTATCCATTCATTTAAGAAAATCGAAGCTGAATTAGAGAAAAACAACGATTTAAAAGCACGAGTGAATGCAATAGAGCAAATCCTTGAAGGACATGGTTAA
- the trmFO gene encoding methylenetetrahydrofolate--tRNA-(uracil(54)-C(5))-methyltransferase (FADH(2)-oxidizing) TrmFO codes for MIAENRVTVVGAGLAGSEAALVLASMGVNVTLFEARPHFISPAHKTQMPAELVCSNSFKAKEPPSAHGLLKEELIELRSPVIKAAKETAVPAGAALAVNREHFSKYVLDLIEQEPRIDLIRKEITSLPVNGAPCIVAAGPLASQKLTSWIQENVSSTKLHFYDAIAPIIDADSIDMSVAFHASRRDAENKDYLNCPFSEEEYNSFYTALRDADRTNAREFESMRFFEACLPVEVMAERGYKCLAFGPLRPVGFVDPRTGKRPYALCQLRKEDAGGDSYNMVGFQTRLTVPQQKIVFRMIPGLENAEFLRFGSIHRNTYVDSPKLLNYNLSLKKYPHLFMAGQMCGNEGYTESIATGHMAALFAKAKLDGEILPPAPQETALGAMLRHVTSSTQEPFSPSNIHFGLFPPLSQELFKKRDGKKRKKELLCSRALESLRQWNENIG; via the coding sequence ATGATTGCGGAAAATCGGGTTACAGTTGTTGGAGCCGGTTTGGCTGGATCGGAAGCTGCATTGGTGTTGGCTTCAATGGGGGTAAATGTAACCCTGTTTGAAGCCAGACCCCATTTCATATCTCCGGCTCACAAGACTCAAATGCCTGCTGAACTTGTGTGTTCAAACTCTTTTAAAGCTAAAGAGCCACCTTCTGCGCATGGTTTGCTTAAAGAAGAACTTATTGAACTTCGGAGTCCTGTGATTAAAGCGGCCAAAGAGACCGCTGTTCCCGCTGGAGCTGCACTTGCAGTTAACCGTGAGCATTTTTCTAAATATGTTTTAGATTTGATTGAGCAGGAGCCACGAATAGATCTCATACGAAAAGAGATAACTTCACTTCCTGTTAATGGGGCGCCGTGTATTGTAGCTGCAGGCCCTCTTGCTTCTCAAAAACTGACATCCTGGATACAGGAAAATGTATCTTCAACAAAACTTCATTTCTACGATGCAATTGCACCAATAATCGATGCAGACTCTATAGATATGAGTGTAGCCTTTCATGCTTCAAGAAGAGATGCAGAAAACAAGGATTATTTAAACTGCCCTTTTTCAGAAGAAGAGTATAATTCCTTCTATACTGCACTCAGGGACGCCGATCGTACCAATGCCAGAGAGTTTGAAAGCATGCGCTTTTTTGAGGCTTGTTTACCGGTTGAAGTTATGGCTGAGCGGGGGTATAAATGTTTGGCTTTCGGTCCATTACGTCCTGTTGGATTTGTGGATCCCCGCACAGGAAAACGTCCCTATGCATTGTGTCAACTTAGGAAGGAAGATGCAGGGGGCGATAGTTACAATATGGTCGGGTTTCAAACCAGGTTGACAGTTCCTCAACAAAAAATTGTGTTCAGAATGATTCCGGGGCTTGAGAATGCAGAGTTCCTTCGGTTTGGAAGTATACATAGAAATACTTATGTGGACTCACCAAAATTACTTAACTATAATCTGTCTTTAAAAAAATATCCTCATCTCTTTATGGCTGGTCAGATGTGTGGTAACGAAGGCTATACCGAAAGTATTGCGACCGGACATATGGCCGCTTTATTTGCAAAAGCAAAACTGGATGGTGAAATATTGCCTCCTGCACCACAAGAGACTGCCCTTGGAGCCATGCTCAGGCACGTTACTTCATCAACACAGGAACCTTTTTCGCCATCAAATATTCACTTTGGGCTTTTCCCACCTCTATCTCAGGAACTATTTAAGAAAAGAGATGGAAAAAAGAGGAAAAAGGAACTCCTGTGCAGCAGAGCTTTAGAGTCCCTTAGGCAATGGAATGAAAATATCGGTTAA